In Blastopirellula sp. J2-11, a single genomic region encodes these proteins:
- a CDS encoding bestrophin family protein, which translates to MPRFEFWREVFTLRGSATPLIIGRLLGFTLFAAVVTAVMTYLGMTHILANSHYEYIGAVLALLLVLRTNAGYDRWYEARKVWGGIVNQSRNLGQIGVIYGPQDPQWRESYLRWVAAFSAVCRHSLRKQFSFDEIKDLVKIVGRVEAERLANCNHMPMYVVRRIAELLKQAVEDSQLDRFYFLKAEEERARLIDHIGMCERILATPLALAFSIKIRRFLFLYLTFLPLALVDYVGAFTPLMTLLVAYPLLSLDQIGVELQDPFSHRRLNHLPLGDISTMIRNNLFASLEDLPKMVPFEERDMEIEINEIRKPNTIRTFAVNSTLSS; encoded by the coding sequence ATGCCACGCTTTGAATTTTGGCGCGAAGTTTTTACGTTGCGAGGGTCAGCGACTCCGCTGATTATCGGCCGCCTATTGGGTTTCACCTTGTTCGCCGCCGTGGTCACGGCGGTTATGACCTACTTGGGAATGACCCACATTTTGGCGAACTCACACTACGAATACATCGGCGCCGTTCTGGCGCTGCTGTTAGTTTTGCGAACCAACGCTGGGTACGACCGCTGGTACGAAGCACGCAAAGTCTGGGGAGGGATTGTCAATCAATCTCGTAATCTTGGGCAAATTGGCGTCATCTACGGTCCGCAGGATCCTCAGTGGCGCGAATCGTATTTGCGTTGGGTCGCCGCTTTTTCCGCCGTTTGTCGGCATAGTTTACGCAAGCAATTCAGCTTTGATGAGATCAAAGATCTCGTGAAAATCGTCGGGAGAGTCGAAGCAGAACGCTTGGCCAACTGCAATCATATGCCGATGTACGTCGTCCGACGCATTGCTGAACTACTGAAGCAAGCCGTGGAGGATAGTCAGCTAGACCGGTTCTATTTTCTCAAAGCCGAAGAAGAACGTGCTCGCCTGATTGATCATATCGGCATGTGTGAGCGTATTTTGGCGACACCATTAGCGCTGGCCTTCTCTATCAAGATCCGACGGTTCTTATTTCTCTATTTGACGTTTTTGCCGCTGGCCTTGGTCGATTATGTCGGCGCCTTTACTCCGTTGATGACGCTGCTAGTCGCTTACCCGCTGCTGTCGCTCGATCAAATTGGGGTCGAGTTGCAAGATCCGTTTTCTCATCGCCGTTTGAATCATCTACCGCTTGGCGACATTTCAACCATGATCCGAAACAATTTGTTCGCCTCGTTGGAGGATCTGCCGAAAATGGTTCCCTTTGAAGAACGGGATATGGAAATCGAAATCAATGAGATCCGCAAACCGAACACCATTCGAACCTTCGCGGTCAATTCAACGCTCAGCAGCTAA
- a CDS encoding SulP family inorganic anion transporter, whose translation MSDKSSGPPFFCWETIRNDVFPSIVVFLVALPLCLGIAIASGAPPAAGLISGIVGGLVVGFFAGAPLQVSGPAAGLTVLVYSLFEKFDIKLVMLVIVVAGLMQIVAGFLKLGQWFRAVSPAVVKGMLAGIGVLIFCSQFHIMIDDQPRKELVIGGVHLEAGLANLLTIPQAIGRVFAFDESKSHHLAAGLGLFTIAVIVLWKMAPKKLQLIPGPLLGVVLATLFSELFDVPIKRLEASIPASFFSSFVFPDLGMWMSAPIVEILMAAAGVALIASAETLLCATAVDQMHEGERTNYDRELMAQGLGNSVCGLIGGLPLTGVIVRSAANVSAGAKSRWSAIMHGGWLLLFVAFLPFLLKQIPVASLAAVLVYTGYKLVNPASIRELAKYGKSEVFIYFATMVTIVATDLLIGVVTGIVLAACKLLYVFSRLEIRREGDPASGKLTLRLIGTATFMRLPALASELEQIPGNVELHVNFEQLNYIDHACLDLLMSWEKQHEASGGSLVIDWDGLAARFHDRYVEKPRGESPRESSGADQRTIEESLRSK comes from the coding sequence ATGTCCGACAAATCCAGTGGTCCTCCATTTTTTTGTTGGGAGACGATCAGAAATGACGTCTTCCCATCGATTGTCGTATTTCTAGTCGCACTTCCCCTTTGTCTCGGCATCGCGATCGCGTCGGGAGCGCCCCCGGCGGCTGGACTCATTTCCGGTATCGTGGGCGGTCTGGTCGTCGGCTTTTTTGCAGGCGCTCCGCTGCAGGTCAGCGGCCCCGCAGCCGGTCTAACGGTGCTGGTCTATAGCTTGTTCGAGAAATTTGACATCAAGCTTGTGATGCTGGTGATCGTGGTGGCGGGTTTGATGCAAATTGTCGCCGGCTTCTTGAAACTGGGGCAGTGGTTTCGCGCAGTTTCACCGGCGGTGGTGAAGGGGATGCTGGCCGGAATCGGCGTGCTGATTTTTTGCAGTCAGTTTCACATCATGATCGACGATCAGCCGCGGAAAGAGTTGGTGATCGGCGGCGTTCATTTGGAAGCCGGCTTGGCGAATCTGCTGACGATTCCCCAGGCGATTGGCCGCGTATTTGCATTTGACGAATCGAAGTCGCACCATCTTGCGGCGGGACTTGGCTTGTTCACCATTGCGGTGATCGTGCTCTGGAAAATGGCGCCGAAAAAATTACAGCTGATCCCTGGTCCGTTGCTTGGCGTCGTGTTGGCGACGTTGTTCTCCGAATTATTCGACGTTCCGATTAAGCGGCTGGAAGCGAGCATTCCAGCGAGCTTTTTCAGCAGTTTTGTCTTTCCCGATCTCGGCATGTGGATGTCAGCGCCAATTGTTGAGATTCTAATGGCGGCCGCCGGCGTCGCCTTGATCGCTAGTGCGGAGACGCTCTTGTGCGCCACCGCAGTGGATCAAATGCATGAAGGGGAACGCACCAACTACGATCGTGAGTTGATGGCGCAGGGTTTGGGCAATTCGGTCTGCGGGCTAATCGGCGGATTGCCGTTGACCGGGGTGATCGTGAGGAGCGCCGCCAACGTTTCGGCAGGCGCAAAGTCGCGCTGGTCCGCGATCATGCACGGGGGCTGGCTGCTCTTGTTTGTGGCGTTTCTCCCCTTCTTGTTGAAGCAAATTCCCGTCGCCAGTTTGGCGGCCGTGTTGGTTTATACCGGGTATAAGCTGGTGAATCCCGCTTCGATTCGCGAATTGGCCAAGTATGGAAAGAGCGAGGTCTTCATCTATTTCGCCACGATGGTCACGATTGTCGCGACCGATTTGTTAATCGGCGTCGTCACCGGAATCGTATTAGCCGCTTGCAAGTTGTTGTACGTCTTCTCTCGCTTAGAAATACGTCGCGAGGGAGATCCCGCTTCAGGCAAGTTGACTTTGCGACTGATCGGAACCGCGACGTTCATGCGATTGCCGGCGTTGGCTTCGGAGCTGGAGCAAATCCCAGGCAACGTCGAATTGCATGTCAATTTCGAGCAACTGAACTACATCGATCATGCCTGTCTCGATTTGCTGATGTCTTGGGAGAAGCAGCATGAAGCGTCAGGCGGAAGCTTGGTGATCGACTGGGATGGACTTGCGGCTCGTTTTCATGATCGGTACGTCGAAAAACCAAGGGGAGAATCGCCCCGAGAATCTAGCGGCGCAGACCAGCGCACGATCGAAGAATCGCTTCGGTCGAAGTAA
- a CDS encoding carbonic anhydrase, with product MQKLISGLSQFQNSDYRHKQSLFEELAHGQSPQTLFITCSDSRIDPNLITRSDPGDLFVLRNAGNLIPRHGQASGEAATIEYAIKALRVQDIVVCGHSQCGAMNAILQTGSCDQLPAVAAWLQNADGLAQRTLQRHGEQSPERMLELVIQENVRMQLENLQALRCVADALSNDQVQLHGWAYDIGSGKVEMLDCEKDAFVPLSDAAFSEINDSTSGFA from the coding sequence ATGCAGAAACTGATCAGCGGACTATCTCAATTTCAGAACTCAGACTATCGGCACAAACAGTCTTTGTTTGAAGAACTTGCCCACGGGCAGTCGCCGCAGACGCTGTTTATTACTTGCTCTGACTCGCGAATCGACCCCAACTTGATAACACGCAGCGATCCCGGAGATCTCTTTGTGTTGCGGAACGCGGGAAATCTGATTCCGCGACATGGTCAAGCGAGTGGAGAAGCGGCGACGATCGAGTATGCGATCAAAGCGCTTCGTGTTCAGGATATCGTCGTTTGCGGGCACTCTCAGTGCGGCGCGATGAATGCAATTCTTCAAACAGGGTCGTGTGACCAACTTCCGGCTGTCGCCGCGTGGTTGCAAAACGCGGATGGATTGGCGCAGCGAACTTTGCAGCGCCATGGCGAGCAGTCGCCAGAGCGGATGTTGGAACTGGTCATCCAGGAGAATGTCCGAATGCAATTGGAAAACCTGCAAGCGTTGCGCTGCGTCGCCGATGCGTTATCCAACGATCAGGTTCAGTTGCATGGCTGGGCGTACGACATTGGATCGGGAAAAGTGGAAATGCTTGATTGCGAGAAAGATGCGTTTGTGCCGCTGAGCGATGCGGCGTTTAGCGAGATCAATGACTCGACATCGGGTTTTGCGTAA
- a CDS encoding nickel-dependent lactate racemase, with protein MQFPKLFRLRQTFPRPLVTDVIGEVDRQLTMLELSEKVKPGETVAITAGSRGIANIKEIIKAIVDHLKQIGAKPFIVPAMGSHGGGTAEGQIGVLASYGITPEYCGCEIRASMETIVVCQAKEGFPVHFDKHASQADHVVVCGRVKAHTDFTGEIQSGLMKMMLIGLGKHNGAKVYHKAIMDNSFTQIVQSVAREVLSQCNILCGLAIIENGYDETGHIIGVPANEIEQREPELLRLANSLLPKLPFEEADVLIVDEIGKNISGAGMDTNIVGRKFNDHAATGDETPRVKRIVLRGLTEETHGNASGIGMCEFCLTRMVEQMDRNITNINSITSGHVTAAMIPIHYDTDREILENALQTIGLRPPHEARIMWIPHTLAIDEVVCSEAYLAEVKSRSELEALFQPLEMPLDSAGMLPSVTKWLP; from the coding sequence ATGCAATTCCCGAAACTCTTCCGTCTGCGTCAAACCTTCCCGCGCCCTCTGGTGACCGATGTCATCGGCGAAGTCGATCGCCAACTCACCATGTTGGAGTTGAGCGAGAAGGTAAAACCAGGCGAAACGGTCGCGATCACTGCGGGCAGCCGCGGCATCGCCAACATCAAAGAGATCATTAAAGCGATCGTCGACCATCTGAAGCAGATCGGCGCCAAGCCGTTTATTGTGCCGGCGATGGGGAGCCACGGCGGCGGAACCGCCGAAGGCCAGATCGGCGTCCTCGCTTCGTACGGAATCACGCCGGAGTACTGCGGATGCGAAATTCGCGCCAGCATGGAGACGATCGTCGTCTGCCAGGCGAAGGAAGGCTTTCCGGTTCACTTTGACAAGCATGCTTCGCAGGCCGATCACGTCGTCGTTTGCGGTCGGGTGAAAGCGCATACCGATTTCACCGGCGAAATCCAAAGCGGTTTGATGAAGATGATGCTGATCGGGCTTGGCAAGCATAACGGCGCCAAGGTCTATCACAAAGCGATCATGGACAACAGCTTTACGCAGATTGTGCAAAGCGTCGCCCGCGAAGTGCTGAGCCAATGCAATATCTTGTGCGGACTAGCCATCATTGAAAATGGCTACGACGAAACAGGGCACATCATCGGCGTGCCAGCCAACGAAATCGAACAGCGCGAGCCGGAACTGCTTCGACTGGCCAACAGCTTGTTGCCGAAACTGCCGTTTGAAGAAGCCGACGTGTTGATTGTCGATGAGATCGGCAAAAACATCAGCGGCGCCGGCATGGACACCAATATCGTCGGCCGCAAGTTCAATGACCATGCCGCAACCGGCGACGAAACTCCCCGCGTCAAACGGATTGTCTTGCGCGGCCTGACCGAAGAAACGCACGGCAACGCGTCGGGGATCGGCATGTGCGAGTTCTGTCTAACGCGAATGGTCGAGCAAATGGATCGCAACATCACGAACATTAACAGCATCACGTCAGGGCACGTGACGGCGGCGATGATTCCGATCCACTACGACACCGACCGCGAGATCTTGGAAAACGCGTTGCAAACCATCGGTCTACGTCCCCCGCACGAAGCTCGCATCATGTGGATCCCCCACACGCTGGCGATCGACGAGGTCGTCTGCAGCGAGGCGTATCTGGCCGAAGTAAAATCCCGCAGCGAACTTGAAGCGTTGTTTCAGCCGCTCGAAATGCCCCTGGATAGCGCCGGAATGCTCCCTTCGGTCACCAAGTGGCTACCGTAA
- a CDS encoding SDR family NAD(P)-dependent oxidoreductase, which translates to MRPRGNVEFNNSGRVVLVTGGAGGIGLAICQAFAASGATTYAVDVSQPEPGVDLPAKLILGDVSQRDDCQRVITQVVEEAGALDVLVNNAAIQPPDSYRPIDQLSSAVWDKMVAINLSGYAYMAMEAAAVMRKQQSGVIVNMASAQGHRTAREVPAYGPIKAANLMQAKQWGVELAREGVRVVSVSPGAVGTPLLRASLAQQGGEAPLANRHPLGRIAEPPEIAAAVMWLASDGASFVTATDLEVDGGLGAFAAFADPFSVTTMPGQNDH; encoded by the coding sequence ATGCGACCGCGCGGAAACGTTGAATTTAATAACTCGGGGCGTGTCGTTTTGGTGACCGGAGGCGCAGGCGGAATTGGCTTGGCGATCTGCCAGGCGTTCGCCGCTTCGGGCGCGACGACCTATGCTGTGGATGTGTCGCAGCCCGAACCGGGGGTCGATCTGCCGGCCAAGTTGATCTTGGGTGATGTCTCGCAACGCGACGATTGCCAGCGCGTTATTACGCAAGTTGTCGAAGAGGCAGGCGCGCTGGACGTGTTGGTCAACAACGCCGCGATCCAGCCTCCCGACTCGTACCGACCAATCGACCAATTGTCGTCTGCGGTCTGGGATAAGATGGTCGCGATCAATCTCTCTGGCTACGCTTACATGGCGATGGAAGCGGCTGCGGTGATGCGCAAGCAGCAAAGCGGCGTGATCGTCAATATGGCGAGCGCCCAAGGGCACCGGACCGCTCGTGAGGTGCCTGCCTATGGACCGATCAAAGCGGCCAATCTCATGCAGGCGAAACAATGGGGGGTCGAGCTGGCGCGTGAAGGAGTGCGGGTCGTATCGGTTTCTCCTGGTGCGGTGGGAACTCCGCTTTTGCGGGCATCTCTCGCGCAGCAAGGCGGAGAAGCGCCTTTGGCGAATCGGCATCCTTTAGGTCGGATCGCCGAACCGCCGGAAATTGCGGCGGCCGTGATGTGGTTGGCCAGTGACGGCGCTTCGTTTGTCACCGCGACCGATCTCGAAGTGGATGGCGGATTGGGCGCATTTGCGGCATTTGCGGACCCATTTTCCGTTACCACCATGCCTGGTCAAAACGATCACTGA
- a CDS encoding OprO/OprP family phosphate-selective porin — MTMLPKRIASTVAAGLLLFGATHFSAPALAQETSFSSYTTELYVAPQDEFSRRLMELERRIDQLDAPLQPGLSAPPAPTGAMPNMQNIQNVPMTNVGHLMERIERLEAAQTVQGAQLAKVAEEYVPPTKPTFKIGGRVHFDTWDFPSNTPGIGFFENPATGNDPENRWAFRRVRLETSGDAFETMLWRIQVDFADPNDPAIKDVYIGWDELPGNTTVLLGNQKRPLGLDALNSSRFNIFMERPLVVEAFNEDARRLGLCGYSYSDDLVYNWRYGIFNMENVSGTGTYLGDAFQGSGNARLASSPWYDDSSGGRGYYHWAIAGMVANPDGDVLATTPHSNQGRFRTRPEARSSSRWIDTGAIAGADWYEVFALESMLNVGAWNFCGEYQATWLQRDNGMSDVNFHGGYLQAAYFLTGEHMAYDRKSSTLSRVKPFENFFLVPDCNGNFGTGWGAWQVAARISYLDLTDDNIQGGVETNATLGLNWLWTSHSKMQFNAIYGDISEHRPVGGYTGGNFWIMGCRFMVDF, encoded by the coding sequence ATGACGATGTTACCAAAAAGAATTGCTAGCACGGTTGCAGCGGGGCTTTTGCTGTTCGGAGCTACGCATTTCTCCGCGCCGGCTTTGGCTCAGGAGACGTCCTTCAGTAGCTATACCACCGAGCTGTATGTTGCACCGCAAGATGAATTCAGCCGACGGCTAATGGAGTTGGAGCGGCGAATTGATCAGCTAGACGCACCGTTGCAACCTGGCCTATCGGCGCCGCCGGCGCCGACTGGCGCGATGCCGAACATGCAAAACATTCAAAATGTGCCGATGACGAACGTCGGGCATTTGATGGAACGAATCGAACGGCTGGAAGCGGCCCAGACCGTTCAAGGCGCTCAACTCGCGAAGGTAGCGGAAGAATACGTCCCGCCGACGAAACCAACGTTCAAGATCGGCGGTCGCGTTCACTTTGACACTTGGGACTTTCCTAGTAATACGCCGGGGATCGGCTTCTTTGAAAATCCGGCGACCGGCAATGACCCGGAAAATCGCTGGGCGTTTCGACGCGTCCGCTTGGAAACGAGCGGTGATGCTTTTGAAACGATGCTGTGGCGCATTCAGGTTGACTTCGCTGATCCCAATGATCCTGCGATCAAGGATGTTTACATTGGCTGGGACGAACTGCCAGGCAATACGACCGTGCTGCTGGGTAATCAAAAGCGTCCGCTTGGTTTAGACGCGTTAAACAGTTCGCGGTTCAACATTTTTATGGAACGGCCGCTGGTGGTGGAAGCGTTCAACGAAGATGCGCGTCGTCTCGGGTTATGCGGCTACAGCTACTCAGACGATCTGGTCTACAACTGGCGCTACGGCATTTTCAATATGGAAAACGTGTCCGGCACCGGAACCTATCTCGGCGATGCGTTTCAAGGAAGCGGCAACGCTCGCTTGGCGAGCAGCCCATGGTATGACGATTCATCGGGAGGACGTGGTTATTACCACTGGGCGATCGCCGGTATGGTGGCCAATCCTGATGGTGATGTATTGGCGACAACGCCGCACTCCAATCAAGGACGCTTTCGTACGCGTCCTGAAGCGCGTTCAAGCAGTCGCTGGATCGACACCGGCGCTATTGCGGGAGCCGATTGGTACGAAGTGTTCGCGTTGGAATCAATGCTGAATGTGGGCGCCTGGAATTTCTGCGGCGAGTATCAGGCGACCTGGCTGCAGCGTGACAACGGCATGAGCGACGTCAATTTCCATGGCGGTTATTTGCAAGCCGCATACTTTCTGACCGGCGAGCACATGGCGTACGATCGCAAAAGCAGCACGCTCTCTCGCGTGAAGCCGTTTGAGAATTTCTTTCTGGTTCCTGATTGCAACGGCAACTTTGGAACCGGTTGGGGCGCCTGGCAAGTCGCTGCACGTATCTCGTACTTGGATCTAACCGACGATAACATTCAGGGCGGCGTTGAGACCAACGCGACGCTAGGTTTGAACTGGCTGTGGACTTCGCACTCGAAGATGCAGTTCAACGCGATCTACGGCGACATCAGTGAGCACAGGCCGGTGGGCGGCTACACGGGAGGCAACTTCTGGATCATGGGTTGTCGCTTTATGGTCGATTTCTAA
- a CDS encoding universal stress protein, whose protein sequence is MKNLLVHLCNSSRTKSVVETAVKLASVAQARIRGVSILDTRTFFEKAAIESAAYAGVEATRMTLAHRRQMQSREEFLSVCRRSRVHCDVLDVRGDPIELLADEAKYNDLTIVSYGGNPHRHDVGLSAHELMELAQRGAHPLLVLRQKPRQLERVLLIYDGSNASSRSIRSFLSQHAAYLGSQYRLLCVGEAASPQSGAYRAMLQYCRSRMESLEVGCLPGSPVKTAAKYAQKWEADLLVLGVARTSSWWGSPFGQLGSDILQHTELTIYAYA, encoded by the coding sequence ATGAAGAATCTGTTAGTACATCTTTGTAATTCAAGTCGCACGAAATCTGTGGTTGAAACGGCGGTGAAATTAGCGAGCGTCGCCCAGGCGAGGATTCGCGGCGTCTCGATCTTGGATACGCGTACGTTTTTTGAGAAGGCGGCGATCGAGTCAGCGGCCTATGCTGGGGTCGAAGCGACTCGAATGACTCTGGCGCATCGTCGCCAGATGCAATCGCGTGAGGAGTTTCTCAGCGTTTGTCGAAGAAGTCGAGTCCACTGTGATGTGTTGGACGTTCGTGGCGATCCGATCGAATTGCTCGCTGATGAAGCGAAATACAATGATTTGACGATTGTTTCTTACGGTGGAAACCCGCATCGTCATGATGTGGGGCTATCTGCCCATGAGTTGATGGAGTTGGCGCAGCGCGGTGCGCACCCGCTGCTTGTGCTGCGGCAGAAGCCAAGGCAGCTCGAGCGCGTGTTGTTGATTTACGACGGATCCAACGCATCAAGCCGTTCGATTCGTTCATTCTTGTCGCAACATGCCGCCTATCTGGGCAGCCAGTATCGGTTGCTATGTGTCGGCGAAGCGGCTAGCCCGCAAAGCGGCGCCTATCGCGCGATGTTGCAATACTGCCGATCGCGAATGGAATCGTTAGAAGTTGGCTGTTTGCCCGGTTCGCCGGTGAAAACTGCGGCGAAATACGCCCAGAAATGGGAGGCCGATTTACTGGTGCTAGGAGTCGCCAGGACGAGCAGTTGGTGGGGCTCGCCATTTGGCCAGCTCGGCAGCGACATCTTGCAGCATACGGAATTGACGATCTACGCGTACGCCTAG
- a CDS encoding YeiH family protein: MSDTPPPAPAERLPLLQEMRTAEDWWAIWLGALILAVIFFSVQMTSTPGEAGAEATVSATSSLKSWIVKPGSWTNNPLTAFSKGDQSLLPCMIAIGGVLLAIFAAAQGIMGKPVAGFAAAFPVIFLLALLAYLLSTQTVIKHYNLEYALWALLVGLIISNTIGTPESWKPAIKTEFYIKTGLVLLGAEVLLAKLFALSVPGIAVAWLVTPIVLITTFIFGQKILRIASPSLNMVISADMSVCGVSAAIATGAACRAKKEELSLAIGMSLTFTVIMMVVQPILIKAFAIDDLVGGAWIGGTIDATGAVVAAGNALGERAEKVAVTVKMIQNVLIGVVAFGVALYWVAFVEKTKDGARPNAMEIWYRFPKFVLGFVLASIVFSAIAYFVTAGDLQVKATTDLSKALRGWLFCLAFVSIGLETNFRELAVYLKGGKPLVLYLCGQTLNLLLTLIMAYVMFGWLFRDYIEKMLRGAS, from the coding sequence ATGAGCGACACCCCTCCGCCTGCCCCTGCCGAACGTCTTCCCCTGCTGCAAGAGATGCGCACCGCCGAAGATTGGTGGGCGATCTGGTTAGGCGCGTTGATTTTGGCGGTCATTTTTTTCTCGGTGCAGATGACATCGACTCCCGGCGAAGCCGGCGCCGAAGCGACTGTCTCGGCGACCAGTTCGCTGAAGTCGTGGATCGTCAAACCAGGGTCATGGACGAACAACCCTCTCACGGCGTTTAGCAAAGGGGACCAATCGCTGCTGCCATGCATGATCGCCATCGGCGGCGTCTTGCTGGCGATTTTCGCCGCAGCGCAGGGAATCATGGGAAAGCCGGTCGCCGGGTTCGCCGCGGCGTTTCCAGTCATCTTCCTGTTGGCTCTGCTCGCATATCTGCTTTCCACGCAAACGGTCATCAAGCATTACAATCTCGAGTATGCGCTGTGGGCGCTGTTGGTCGGACTAATCATCAGCAATACGATCGGCACGCCGGAGTCCTGGAAGCCGGCGATCAAAACCGAGTTCTATATCAAGACCGGCCTGGTCTTGCTGGGCGCCGAAGTCTTGTTAGCCAAGTTGTTCGCTCTCTCGGTACCCGGCATCGCAGTCGCTTGGCTCGTCACGCCGATCGTGTTGATCACGACTTTCATCTTTGGGCAGAAGATACTGCGAATTGCGTCTCCCTCGCTCAATATGGTGATCTCGGCCGATATGTCGGTCTGCGGCGTTTCAGCGGCGATCGCGACCGGCGCCGCTTGTCGCGCAAAGAAAGAAGAGCTTTCGCTGGCGATCGGAATGTCGCTAACGTTTACCGTCATCATGATGGTCGTCCAACCGATCTTGATCAAAGCGTTTGCGATTGACGATCTGGTCGGAGGAGCTTGGATCGGCGGCACGATTGATGCGACAGGCGCGGTGGTCGCCGCGGGCAACGCGTTGGGCGAACGAGCCGAAAAAGTGGCCGTCACCGTTAAGATGATCCAGAACGTGTTGATCGGCGTCGTTGCGTTCGGCGTTGCGCTCTACTGGGTCGCGTTTGTCGAAAAGACCAAAGATGGAGCCCGCCCCAATGCGATGGAAATCTGGTATCGCTTTCCCAAATTTGTGCTCGGCTTCGTGCTGGCGTCGATTGTCTTTTCGGCGATCGCCTATTTTGTCACCGCCGGCGATCTACAGGTCAAAGCGACGACCGATCTGTCCAAGGCGCTCCGCGGATGGCTCTTTTGCCTGGCGTTTGTCAGCATCGGGCTCGAGACTAACTTCCGTGAGCTTGCCGTCTACCTGAAAGGGGGCAAGCCGTTAGTCCTGTACCTTTGCGGTCAGACGCTCAACCTACTGCTGACCTTGATTATGGCCTACGTCATGTTTGGCTGGCTGTTCCGCGACTACATCGAGAAGATGCTCCGTGGCGCAAGCTAA
- a CDS encoding Dabb family protein produces the protein MNRVFCYSIFALLAVMVVAMNTRSFADDAAKPEKLLRHVVIFKFKEGVKPSDQKMVEEAFAALPGKISQIADFEWGTNNSPEMLDKGFTHCFLVTFKSEADREAYLPHPAHKEFVELLLPHLEEAFVIDYWASK, from the coding sequence ATGAATCGCGTCTTCTGTTATTCGATTTTCGCCTTGCTGGCGGTTATGGTGGTCGCCATGAATACGCGTTCGTTTGCCGATGACGCGGCCAAGCCGGAGAAGTTGTTGCGGCATGTCGTGATTTTCAAGTTCAAAGAAGGGGTGAAGCCTTCGGATCAGAAGATGGTTGAGGAAGCGTTCGCCGCGTTGCCAGGCAAGATTTCGCAGATCGCTGATTTTGAATGGGGCACGAATAACAGCCCCGAGATGCTTGATAAAGGCTTTACGCACTGCTTTCTGGTGACCTTCAAAAGCGAAGCGGATCGCGAAGCCTATCTGCCGCACCCGGCGCACAAAGAATTTGTCGAACTATTGCTTCCCCATTTGGAAGAAGCGTTCGTCATCGATTACTGGGCTTCGAAGTAA
- a CDS encoding TlpA family protein disulfide reductase, translating to MKFSHLTLAALLLAALPCVSLLYAAEDATADETKAATDPLDQLKADPNNVEALNAYLQKNLGLIMREAGEDADGAIKQLAEMKKTLSQLKPTEEKAVNFFAQVDNILDSFTNRIELQAMSLADLRAKIAAAPEDAELVGKYGMKVMMELAGKLSDDWKAADKRLTEETAYLDSLAEGTEVPAVKTAVTSAKLTLSRLTAAIERQKRLEELVGKPAMPLSAEAWVNGAPLTDAELKGKVVMLDFFAIWCGPCIATFPHLRELEKEYGDKGLEIIGVTGYYNYGWNEERMAPAPSQDAEVSHEDEQVMLQKFAASHELKHVFAIDPEGKMSKYYGVSGIPHMVLIDKEGKVAMVKVGSGEANAKAIEAKVKELLGES from the coding sequence ATGAAATTCTCGCACCTCACTTTGGCCGCTTTGCTGCTGGCCGCTTTGCCGTGCGTCTCGCTGCTTTACGCGGCCGAAGACGCGACGGCCGATGAAACCAAAGCAGCAACGGACCCGCTGGATCAACTGAAGGCCGACCCGAATAACGTCGAGGCGCTGAACGCCTATTTGCAGAAGAACCTGGGCCTGATCATGCGGGAAGCCGGCGAAGACGCCGACGGCGCGATCAAGCAGCTCGCCGAGATGAAAAAAACGCTTTCGCAGCTAAAACCAACCGAAGAAAAAGCGGTTAACTTCTTTGCTCAGGTCGATAACATCCTGGACTCGTTCACCAACCGTATCGAATTGCAGGCGATGTCGCTGGCCGATCTTCGCGCTAAAATCGCCGCCGCGCCAGAAGATGCGGAACTTGTCGGCAAGTACGGTATGAAAGTGATGATGGAACTCGCCGGCAAGCTCAGCGATGACTGGAAAGCAGCCGACAAACGCTTGACGGAAGAAACCGCCTATCTTGATTCGCTTGCCGAAGGGACCGAAGTTCCCGCCGTCAAAACGGCCGTCACCAGCGCCAAACTTACCTTGTCGCGTTTGACGGCTGCGATCGAACGTCAAAAGCGTCTGGAAGAACTCGTCGGCAAGCCGGCGATGCCTCTTTCCGCCGAAGCCTGGGTGAACGGCGCTCCGCTGACCGACGCCGAACTGAAGGGCAAAGTCGTGATGCTCGACTTCTTCGCCATTTGGTGCGGCCCTTGCATTGCGACCTTCCCACACCTGCGTGAGCTGGAAAAAGAATACGGCGATAAAGGCCTAGAGATCATCGGCGTGACCGGCTATTACAACTATGGGTGGAACGAAGAGCGGATGGCTCCAGCGCCATCGCAAGACGCGGAAGTTTCGCACGAAGATGAGCAGGTGATGCTGCAAAAATTCGCCGCTTCGCACGAGCTGAAGCATGTCTTCGCGATCGATCCCGAAGGCAAAATGTCGAAGTACTATGGCGTCAGCGGAATTCCGCACATGGTCTTAATCGACAAAGAGGGAAAAGTCGCCATGGTCAAAGTTGGTTCGGGCGAGGCCAACGCCAAAGCCATTGAAGCGAAGGTGAAAGAGTTGCTCGGCGAAAGCTAA